The following are from one region of the Amedibacterium intestinale genome:
- a CDS encoding DNA primase family protein — MRNEWKNIDETTRNRLEEALDQREMNFKGYSQEWFEDGQIDEVAFCENFLQRMPLKCINGIFFSYDGMLPDSEVEKEIYRMVKPVLTKGISKKVKQLLEVLKLEAYSEELPVQMDRIHVNNGTYFLNGDFTEKKEFCLNRLPVNYEMKEAKPERWLQFLSELLEEDDIPTLQEYMGYCLIPSNKAQKLLIILGKGGEGKSRIGLVMRKILGTNMNVSNIQKVEHNRFARADLEYRLLMVDDDMKLEALKDTNYIKTIVTLEDKMDLERKSKQSVQGNLYVRFLCFGNGSLSALHDRSYGFYRRQIILTVKDVPPDRVDDPYLIEKLQREADDIFLWCLEGLKRLLKNKYRFTISERAKKNLHEAMESGNNIIAFMQSSGYIRLEENTTATSKNLYQAYGRWCEDNTEKPMSAKSFSGYLKENEKKYHIHYSTNIPSDNGKNARGFQGIHTQIRIDSYR; from the coding sequence TTGAGAAACGAATGGAAGAATATAGACGAAACAACAAGGAATAGACTGGAAGAAGCATTGGATCAGAGAGAAATGAACTTTAAAGGGTACTCTCAGGAATGGTTTGAGGATGGGCAGATTGATGAGGTGGCATTTTGTGAAAATTTCCTGCAAAGAATGCCATTGAAATGTATCAACGGTATCTTTTTCAGCTATGACGGAATGCTGCCGGACAGCGAGGTAGAAAAAGAAATTTACAGAATGGTAAAACCAGTTCTTACGAAAGGAATTTCCAAGAAAGTAAAACAGCTTTTGGAGGTTCTGAAACTGGAAGCCTATTCAGAGGAACTTCCGGTGCAAATGGATCGTATCCATGTGAATAACGGAACTTATTTTCTAAATGGAGATTTTACAGAAAAGAAGGAGTTCTGTCTGAACCGCTTGCCTGTAAATTATGAAATGAAAGAAGCAAAGCCGGAACGGTGGTTACAATTTCTTTCAGAACTGTTGGAGGAAGATGATATTCCTACCTTGCAGGAATATATGGGATATTGTTTAATTCCATCCAACAAGGCACAGAAGTTATTGATTATCTTAGGAAAAGGAGGGGAGGGGAAATCCCGTATAGGTTTGGTTATGAGAAAAATTCTCGGAACGAATATGAATGTAAGTAATATTCAGAAAGTAGAACATAATCGTTTCGCAAGGGCGGATTTGGAATACCGACTTTTGATGGTGGATGATGATATGAAACTGGAAGCATTGAAAGACACCAACTACATTAAAACCATAGTCACGCTGGAGGATAAGATGGATTTGGAAAGGAAGTCAAAGCAGAGCGTACAGGGGAATTTATATGTCAGATTTCTCTGCTTTGGAAACGGGAGTCTGAGTGCTTTGCATGATCGTTCCTATGGATTTTACCGCAGACAGATTATCCTTACGGTCAAAGATGTGCCACCGGACAGAGTAGATGATCCCTATCTGATCGAGAAATTGCAAAGAGAAGCAGACGATATTTTTCTCTGGTGTCTGGAGGGATTGAAACGATTACTGAAAAATAAATACCGATTTACCATCAGTGAACGTGCAAAGAAAAATCTGCACGAAGCTATGGAATCTGGAAATAATATTATCGCTTTTATGCAGTCATCTGGGTATATCCGTTTGGAAGAAAATACAACGGCAACTTCTAAAAATTTATATCAGGCATACGGCCGCTGGTGTGAAGACAATACGGAAAAACCTATGAGTGCAAAAAGTTTTTCGGGGTACTTAAAAGAAAATGAAAAGAAGTATCACATTCATTATTCTACCAATATTCCCTCAGACAATGGGAAAAATGCCAGAGGATTTCAGGGAATCCATACGCAGATACGCATAGACAGTTACCGTTGA
- a CDS encoding CHC2 zinc finger domain-containing protein codes for MNIFQTVKENVTARQAAEQYGLKVNKNGMVCCPFHDDRHPSMKVDRGFCCFACGAKGDVITFVADFFHLAPLEAAKKLAEDFQIPVFTDNARKRNASKKKEKPKRTFYQTEKKFEEWERESIRILSDYLHLLEEWKIRYAPKTPEEEWKAEFIEACQQTEKINYYLDLLVFGELQDRIEFLLDSGKDVKRIEKRMEEYRRNNKE; via the coding sequence ATGAATATCTTTCAGACAGTAAAAGAAAACGTAACTGCAAGGCAGGCAGCCGAACAGTACGGGTTGAAAGTCAATAAAAACGGGATGGTCTGTTGCCCCTTTCATGATGACAGGCATCCCAGTATGAAAGTGGATAGAGGTTTTTGCTGTTTTGCTTGTGGTGCGAAAGGGGATGTGATCACATTTGTGGCAGATTTCTTTCATCTAGCACCATTGGAAGCAGCAAAGAAACTGGCAGAAGATTTTCAGATACCTGTTTTTACAGATAACGCAAGAAAAAGGAATGCCAGTAAGAAAAAAGAAAAACCGAAAAGAACATTCTACCAGACGGAAAAGAAATTTGAAGAATGGGAACGGGAAAGTATCCGTATTTTATCGGATTATCTTCATCTGCTGGAAGAATGGAAAATAAGATACGCACCAAAAACACCAGAGGAAGAATGGAAAGCAGAATTTATAGAAGCCTGCCAGCAGACAGAAAAGATAAATTACTATCTGGATTTACTGGTGTTTGGAGAGTTACAGGACAGAATTGAATTTTTACTGGATAGTGGGAAGGATGTGAAAAGAATTGAGAAACGAATGGAAGAATATAGACGAAACAACAAGGAATAG
- a CDS encoding helix-turn-helix domain-containing protein, translated as MQINVSYITANDIMEILGVGRSKAYEIVRVMNEELENAGYNIIKGKVPVRYFQKKYYGCEMKME; from the coding sequence ATGCAGATTAATGTATCTTATATTACCGCAAATGACATTATGGAGATTCTCGGGGTTGGGAGAAGCAAAGCCTATGAAATTGTGCGGGTAATGAATGAAGAACTGGAAAATGCCGGATATAACATCATCAAGGGGAAAGTTCCGGTCAGGTATTTCCAGAAAAAATATTATGGCTGTGAGATGAAAATGGAATGA
- a CDS encoding helix-turn-helix domain-containing protein, with translation MNKMEVSTIGERIKTLRKKRGYNQKDLANLLGKSLRTIQKYESGEIEVSIAMVNELAKVLDTTSTYLLGHQTGDFKFDCLSDVMECLFQLEKISGLHFSIETKRPPHHDGWQCSITFDGKDKSADQNADMCLFLEEWENNRESFQQYCMAKDAYEEWKDKTLAYYASQGVEMEEPENLDTEERLKRKNALFSGK, from the coding sequence ATGAACAAAATGGAAGTTTCAACAATAGGAGAACGGATTAAAACACTCCGAAAAAAAAGAGGATATAACCAGAAAGATTTAGCAAACCTTCTTGGAAAATCTCTCCGTACCATCCAGAAATATGAAAGCGGGGAAATTGAAGTATCAATCGCAATGGTCAATGAATTGGCTAAAGTGCTTGATACGACTTCTACCTATCTTCTCGGACATCAGACAGGGGATTTCAAATTTGACTGTCTCTCTGATGTTATGGAATGTTTGTTTCAACTGGAAAAAATCAGTGGACTGCACTTTTCCATAGAAACAAAAAGACCGCCACATCATGACGGCTGGCAATGTTCCATTACTTTTGATGGGAAAGACAAATCCGCTGATCAGAATGCAGATATGTGCCTGTTCCTTGAGGAATGGGAAAACAACAGGGAATCTTTTCAGCAGTATTGCATGGCTAAAGATGCCTATGAAGAGTGGAAAGATAAAACTCTTGCCTACTACGCTTCACAGGGTGTAGAGATGGAAGAACCGGAAAATCTCGATACTGAGGAACGGTTAAAAAGAAAGAATGCTCTTTTTTCTGGCAAGTAG
- a CDS encoding site-specific integrase, with protein sequence MSVTKDTTGKWMSQVRVKDYTGKTIHKKKRGFTTKKEALEWERDFLNKANADMGMLFRDFVDLYFEDMGHRLKESTIISKRYMVDKKILPVFGKIPINEITPKDIRKWQNGLTAYRDKNGKPYAQTYLRAINNQITAMFNYAVKYYDLRENPCTKAGSMGKSNAEEMQFWTKTEFEQFITAVQDKPASYTAFMTMYYTGMRVGELCALTPEDVNLENNTITINKTFQRINGRDVVWPPKTPKSNRVITIPQTLADCLKTYMDKCYEIQPNDRLFPYTKHFLNHEMLRGCKKSGVKKIRVHDLRHSHASLLIEMGCQPLLIADRLGHEKIQTTLNTYSHLYPNKQAEVAQQLENLINGTAVPDSSQMADVANL encoded by the coding sequence TTGTCAGTAACAAAAGATACAACAGGAAAATGGATGTCACAGGTGCGTGTCAAAGACTACACAGGAAAGACTATCCACAAGAAAAAACGTGGTTTTACCACAAAAAAAGAAGCTCTGGAATGGGAAAGGGACTTTCTCAATAAAGCCAATGCAGATATGGGTATGCTGTTTCGGGATTTTGTAGATTTGTATTTTGAGGATATGGGACACCGTCTGAAAGAATCCACCATCATCAGCAAGCGTTATATGGTAGATAAAAAAATCCTTCCGGTGTTTGGGAAAATCCCGATCAATGAGATTACACCAAAGGATATCCGTAAATGGCAGAACGGATTGACTGCATATCGTGATAAGAACGGAAAGCCTTATGCTCAGACCTACCTTAGAGCAATCAATAATCAGATTACCGCTATGTTCAATTATGCAGTGAAATATTATGATTTGCGGGAAAATCCATGCACAAAGGCTGGGAGCATGGGAAAAAGCAATGCAGAAGAAATGCAGTTCTGGACAAAAACGGAATTTGAACAGTTTATTACAGCCGTACAGGATAAGCCAGCTTCTTATACAGCCTTCATGACCATGTACTATACTGGAATGCGTGTAGGCGAACTGTGTGCTTTAACGCCGGAAGATGTGAACTTAGAAAATAATACCATCACCATCAACAAAACCTTCCAAAGAATCAATGGCAGGGATGTTGTCTGGCCTCCTAAAACGCCAAAAAGTAACCGGGTTATCACGATACCTCAGACACTTGCTGATTGTTTAAAAACCTATATGGATAAGTGTTATGAGATTCAGCCTAACGACAGACTTTTCCCTTACACCAAACATTTCCTGAACCATGAAATGCTCAGAGGATGTAAAAAATCCGGTGTAAAGAAGATTCGTGTGCATGATCTCCGTCACTCCCACGCCAGCCTTTTGATTGAGATGGGATGCCAGCCACTTCTGATTGCTGACCGTTTAGGGCATGAAAAAATACAGACAACCTTAAATACTTACAGTCATCTGTATCCAAACAAACAAGCCGAAGTCGCACAACAGCTTGAAAACCTTATCAACGGAACAGCAGTCCCAGATAGTAGCCAAATGGCAGATGTAGCCAATTTGTAG
- a CDS encoding PDDEXK nuclease domain-containing protein yields the protein MPNFEMIPYQKTENVISDLKNIIEVAQKQAYQSVNVLLVERNWLIGKRIAEEELQGQERAEYGASVIKKLAKELTTEYGRGFTKSNLYSFYSFYKSYPNIFHSVSGKLDLLSWTHYRVLLQVEDVEARDWYAKEAYDQTWSVRTLQRNVSSQYYYRMLKTQSPLEVETEMKELTSSYQNKLEFIKNPIVAEFLGMQEDTSYLESELEQSIINNLQKFLMELGKGYAFVARQQHIHTEKEDYYIDLVFYNYILKCFVLIDLKTSKITHQDVGQMDMYIRMYDELKRNEGDNPTIGIVLCSDTDEDIAKYSVMHGNEQLFASKYKLYLPTEQELRAEIETQKELFYLQNKEKKRI from the coding sequence ATGCCTAATTTTGAAATGATTCCTTACCAGAAAACAGAAAACGTTATCAGTGATTTGAAGAACATTATTGAAGTAGCACAAAAACAGGCGTATCAATCTGTAAATGTATTACTGGTTGAAAGAAATTGGTTAATTGGGAAAAGAATTGCAGAAGAAGAATTGCAAGGACAAGAGCGAGCTGAATATGGTGCAAGTGTGATTAAAAAACTAGCAAAAGAATTAACAACTGAATACGGAAGAGGATTTACAAAATCCAATTTATATTCTTTCTATTCTTTTTATAAATCTTATCCAAACATTTTCCACTCAGTGAGTGGAAAATTAGATTTATTGTCATGGACTCACTATAGAGTATTATTACAAGTTGAAGATGTAGAAGCTCGTGATTGGTATGCAAAGGAAGCATATGATCAAACATGGAGCGTAAGAACATTACAAAGAAATGTTTCATCACAATATTATTATCGAATGTTAAAAACCCAAAGTCCTTTAGAAGTTGAAACCGAAATGAAAGAATTAACTTCTTCTTATCAAAATAAGTTAGAATTTATAAAGAATCCGATTGTGGCTGAATTTTTAGGAATGCAGGAAGATACTTCTTATTTAGAATCTGAATTAGAACAAAGTATTATTAATAACTTACAAAAATTTTTAATGGAATTGGGAAAAGGATACGCTTTTGTCGCAAGGCAGCAACATATTCATACAGAAAAAGAAGATTACTATATCGATTTAGTATTCTACAATTATATTTTGAAGTGTTTTGTTTTGATTGACTTAAAAACGTCAAAGATTACACATCAAGATGTAGGGCAGATGGATATGTATATTCGTATGTATGATGAATTAAAACGAAACGAAGGAGATAATCCAACAATTGGAATTGTCTTATGTTCGGATACAGATGAAGATATTGCCAAATATTCTGTTATGCATGGAAATGAACAATTGTTTGCTTCTAAATATAAATTATATTTGCCAACAGAACAAGAGTTAAGGGCAGAAATTGAGACGCAAAAAGAATTGTTCTACTTACAGAATAAAGAAAAAAAGAGAATCTAA
- the guaA gene encoding glutamine-hydrolyzing GMP synthase, with the protein MADKIIVLDFGSQYNQLIARRIREFGVYSELHPHTITLEEIKAFGDVKGIIFSGGPNSVYEEDAFKCDPAIFTSGIPVLGICYGMQMTHYMNGGHVKSCEAKEYGRTEIEIKNDSLLFKGLPKKQTVWMSHGDQVAELAEGYVVDASSDTCPFAATSNPEKKIYTLQFHPEVRHSEYGNDILKNFVFEVCQAKNDWSMQSFIDTEIQKIRETVGTDKVLLALSGGVDSSVVAALLHKAIGDQLYCMFIDHGLLRKGEAESVMQMFGENMKINLTKVDAKDRFLGKLAGVSDPEKKRKIIGNEFVYTFDEEVKKLVVGEDIKWLAQGTLYTDVIESGTKTAQTIKSHHNVGGLPEDMQFSLIEPLNTLFKDEVRALGIELGLPEEMVWRQPFPGPGLGIRVLGDITEEKLEIVRESDYILREEIAKAGLQKEIWQYFTCLTNMRSVGVMGDQRTYDYAVAIRAVTSIDGMTADWAKIPYEVLDVISNRIVNEVKHVNRVVYDITSKPPGTIEFE; encoded by the coding sequence ATGGCTGATAAAATTATTGTTCTTGACTTTGGAAGTCAGTACAACCAGCTGATTGCACGTCGTATTCGTGAATTCGGTGTGTATTCAGAGCTGCACCCACATACAATAACACTAGAAGAAATCAAAGCATTTGGGGATGTGAAAGGGATCATCTTCAGTGGTGGACCTAACAGCGTATATGAAGAAGATGCGTTTAAATGTGATCCTGCAATCTTTACATCAGGTATTCCTGTATTAGGTATCTGTTATGGAATGCAGATGACACATTATATGAATGGCGGTCATGTAAAATCTTGTGAAGCAAAAGAATATGGACGCACAGAAATAGAAATTAAAAATGATTCTTTACTATTTAAAGGACTTCCTAAAAAACAGACGGTTTGGATGTCTCATGGGGATCAGGTAGCAGAATTGGCAGAAGGGTATGTTGTTGATGCATCAAGTGATACTTGTCCATTTGCGGCTACAAGCAATCCTGAAAAGAAAATTTATACATTGCAGTTCCATCCAGAAGTTCGTCACAGTGAATATGGAAATGATATTTTGAAAAACTTTGTTTTTGAAGTATGTCAGGCAAAAAATGACTGGTCTATGCAGAGTTTTATTGATACAGAAATTCAAAAGATTCGTGAAACTGTAGGAACTGATAAAGTGTTATTAGCACTTTCTGGTGGAGTAGACAGTTCGGTTGTTGCGGCTTTATTGCATAAGGCAATTGGTGATCAGTTATATTGTATGTTCATTGATCATGGTTTACTACGTAAAGGTGAAGCAGAAAGCGTTATGCAGATGTTTGGGGAAAACATGAAAATCAACTTAACAAAAGTTGATGCGAAAGATCGTTTCCTGGGAAAACTTGCTGGTGTAAGTGATCCAGAAAAGAAACGTAAGATCATTGGTAATGAATTCGTATATACATTTGATGAAGAAGTGAAAAAACTAGTTGTTGGTGAAGATATCAAATGGCTGGCTCAGGGAACACTTTATACAGATGTTATTGAAAGTGGAACAAAAACAGCACAGACAATCAAATCTCATCACAATGTAGGAGGACTTCCAGAAGATATGCAGTTCTCTTTGATCGAGCCATTGAATACATTGTTTAAAGATGAAGTTCGTGCTTTAGGTATCGAGCTTGGACTTCCTGAAGAAATGGTATGGCGTCAGCCATTCCCAGGACCAGGACTTGGTATTCGTGTATTAGGAGATATTACAGAAGAAAAACTGGAAATCGTTAGAGAATCTGATTATATCTTAAGAGAAGAAATTGCGAAAGCTGGATTGCAGAAAGAAATTTGGCAGTATTTCACATGTTTGACAAACATGCGCTCTGTTGGTGTTATGGGGGATCAGAGAACCTATGATTATGCTGTTGCAATTCGTGCAGTAACTTCTATTGATGGAATGACAGCAGACTGGGCAAAAATCCCTTATGAAGTATTAGATGTAATTTCTAATCGTATTGTAAATGAGGTAAAACACGTTAACCGTGTAGTTTACGATATTACAAGTAAGCCTCCTGGAACAATAGAGTTCGAATAG
- a CDS encoding Type 1 glutamine amidotransferase-like domain-containing protein, translating into MGKIFAIGGGSFQKEEYHWMEEMALASCGKENISVLFLPCASYDDQGYGKRMKKHLRKMGCSVEVLRLFHTKKAIQEIHMMMKEADVIYLGAGNMKVLKDKLIEIQADEILKELFFKENKILIGNSAGANVFFSYAYSDWKEDGSFCIEEGFHLVKGIFNPHAQDEKRKGILEAAKPYDLSVYNCKDNGMLVIEDTGKISAYLEGKEISLESLYFLEK; encoded by the coding sequence ATGGGAAAAATCTTTGCGATTGGCGGAGGAAGTTTTCAAAAGGAAGAATATCACTGGATGGAAGAAATGGCGCTTGCTTCTTGTGGAAAAGAAAATATATCCGTTTTGTTTCTTCCATGTGCATCTTATGATGATCAGGGATATGGGAAACGTATGAAAAAACATTTGCGCAAAATGGGATGCAGTGTTGAAGTTTTACGCCTTTTTCATACAAAAAAAGCCATACAAGAGATACATATGATGATGAAAGAAGCAGATGTTATTTATCTTGGTGCCGGCAATATGAAAGTATTAAAGGATAAACTGATAGAAATACAGGCAGATGAAATCTTGAAAGAGTTGTTTTTTAAAGAGAATAAAATTTTGATTGGAAATAGTGCAGGAGCGAATGTTTTCTTTTCTTATGCCTATAGTGACTGGAAAGAAGATGGCAGTTTCTGTATAGAGGAAGGTTTTCATTTGGTAAAAGGAATTTTTAATCCACATGCACAGGATGAAAAAAGAAAAGGAATTCTGGAAGCTGCAAAACCTTATGATCTTTCTGTTTATAACTGTAAAGATAATGGGATGCTGGTGATAGAGGATACAGGTAAGATTAGTGCATATCTGGAAGGAAAAGAAATTTCACTAGAAAGCCTTTATTTTTTAGAAAAGTAG
- a CDS encoding aminotransferase class I/II-fold pyridoxal phosphate-dependent enzyme, with amino-acid sequence MQFSKRMEALQTSVFSSLDIEKEKMIKEGKEVLDFAVGSPDIAPSKKVMQALLEAASDKTCYMYSLKDTSEFRTTVKNWYHDRYQVELDENSEIMSLQGSQEGLAHIALTVCDEGDIVLIPSPSYPVFENGPRIANAQIYEMPMRKENDYLIRFDEIPETIAQKAKMMIISYPNNPTGATADDAFYEELIAFAKRYDILVVHDTAYSNLVFDGEDGKSFLSYPGAKEVGIEFNSFSKSYGMAGARIGICVGNAQAVSMLKKLKSNIDYGMFLPVQKAAVAALTQDQSCVKQTCMQYQKRRDLLVEGLCALGWYVEKPKATMFIWAPLPDGYTNSEEFALSLLKECGILVTPGSAFGKEGEGFVRFALVQPEEIIEKALEILKEKRFLG; translated from the coding sequence ATGCAGTTTTCAAAAAGAATGGAAGCATTACAGACATCGGTTTTTTCCAGTTTGGATATAGAAAAAGAAAAAATGATAAAGGAAGGAAAAGAAGTTCTTGATTTTGCGGTTGGAAGTCCTGATATTGCGCCTTCCAAAAAAGTTATGCAGGCTTTACTGGAAGCAGCTAGTGATAAAACATGTTATATGTATTCTTTAAAGGATACAAGTGAATTTCGTACGACAGTTAAAAACTGGTATCATGATCGCTATCAGGTAGAACTGGATGAAAACAGTGAAATTATGTCTTTGCAGGGGTCACAGGAAGGGTTGGCACATATTGCCTTAACGGTATGTGATGAAGGAGATATCGTATTGATTCCTTCACCAAGTTATCCTGTTTTTGAAAATGGACCAAGAATTGCCAATGCGCAAATTTATGAAATGCCGATGCGAAAAGAGAATGATTATTTGATTCGCTTTGATGAAATACCAGAAACTATTGCACAGAAGGCGAAGATGATGATTATTTCTTATCCAAATAATCCTACAGGAGCGACCGCAGATGATGCGTTTTATGAAGAATTGATTGCTTTTGCGAAACGCTATGATATTCTAGTTGTTCATGATACAGCCTACAGCAATCTGGTATTTGATGGGGAAGATGGGAAAAGTTTCTTATCATATCCAGGGGCAAAAGAAGTGGGAATTGAGTTTAATTCTTTTTCTAAAAGCTATGGTATGGCAGGTGCAAGAATTGGAATCTGTGTGGGGAATGCCCAGGCTGTTTCTATGTTGAAAAAGCTGAAAAGCAATATTGATTATGGAATGTTTTTACCAGTTCAAAAAGCAGCGGTTGCGGCTTTAACACAAGATCAAAGCTGTGTGAAACAAACATGTATGCAATATCAAAAAAGAAGAGATTTGTTGGTAGAGGGATTGTGTGCATTAGGATGGTATGTGGAAAAACCAAAAGCAACGATGTTTATTTGGGCACCATTGCCTGATGGATATACAAACAGCGAGGAATTTGCTCTTTCTCTATTAAAAGAATGCGGTATTCTAGTAACACCTGGAAGTGCATTTGGAAAAGAAGGAGAAGGTTTTGTTCGCTTTGCTTTGGTACAGCCGGAAGAAATTATAGAGAAGGCACTTGAAATTTTGAAAGAAAAAAGGTTTTTAGGATAA
- a CDS encoding DUF3899 domain-containing protein gives MKKRFCTFCENETDELHCEICGKRTIANKKYAASDEKSKGYSHDKTRYQMMEENHVHKEIEKRKQQFYKNRKEKKEMSFSAEMTKTTIVGILLVLAVLIFTFLIGE, from the coding sequence ATGAAAAAAAGATTTTGTACTTTTTGTGAAAATGAAACCGATGAGTTACATTGTGAGATTTGTGGGAAAAGAACGATAGCAAACAAAAAATATGCAGCATCTGATGAAAAATCAAAAGGATATTCCCATGATAAAACAAGGTATCAGATGATGGAAGAAAATCATGTGCATAAAGAAATTGAAAAAAGAAAACAGCAGTTTTATAAAAATAGAAAAGAAAAAAAGGAGATGTCTTTTAGTGCAGAGATGACAAAAACAACGATTGTTGGGATTCTTCTTGTATTGGCTGTTTTGATTTTTACTTTTCTTATTGGAGAGTAA